One segment of Kogia breviceps isolate mKogBre1 chromosome 14, mKogBre1 haplotype 1, whole genome shotgun sequence DNA contains the following:
- the E4F1 gene encoding transcription factor E4F1 isoform X8, which yields MAEAQGSPNCQGPGLSGEGEQAQVKLLVNKDGRYVCMLCHKTFKTGSILKAHMVTHSSRKDHECKLCGASFRTKGSLIRHHRRHTDERPYKCAKCGKSFRESGALTRHLKSLTPCTEKIRFSMSKDVVVGKEDTPTGPGASTVGTVTSSAMTGGPMETSPVIHLVTDAKGTVIHEVHVQMQELPLGVKALTPEPLSSEELPCSSEGSRENLLHQAMQNSGIVLERVSGEEGALEPAPPTVSSPQPLGDGPPELPLLEVEQVETQVSSEASAVPRTHPCPQCSETFPTAATLEAHKRGHAGPRPFTCPQCGKAFPKAYLLKKHQEVHVHERRFRCGDCGKLYKTIAHVRGHRRVHSDERPYPCPECGKCYKTKNAQQVHFRTHLEEKPHVCPFCSRGFREKGSLVRHVRHHTGEKPFKCYKCGRGFAEHGTLNRHLRTKGGCLLEVEELLVSEESPTAAAAVLADDPHTVLVEFSSVVADTQEYIIEATADDAETSEATEIIEGTQTEVDSHIMKVVQQIVHQASAGHQIIVQNVTMDQEAGLGTEAASADTITIATPESLTEQVAMTLASAISEGTVLTARSGTNGAEQATVTMVSSEDIEILEHAGELVIASPEGQLEVQTVIV from the exons ATGGCAGAGGCCCAGGGCAGCCCCAACTGTCAGGGGCCTGGGCTCTCAGGGGAGGGTGAGCAGGCCCAGGTCAAGCTGCTGGTGAACAAGGACGGCCGCTACGTGTGCATGCTGTGCCACAAGACCTTCAAGACG ggCAGCATCCTTAAGGCCCACATGGTCACCCACAGTAGCCGAAAGGACCACGAGTGCAAACTGTGTGGGGCCTCCTTTCGAACCAAAGGCTCACTCATCCGGCACCACCGGCGGCACACAG ATGAGCGCCCCTATAAGTGTGCCAAGTGTGGGAAGAGCTTCCGTGAGTCGGGTGCGCTGACCCGGCACCTCAAGTCTCTCACCCCGTGCACTGAAAAAATCCGCTTCAGCATGAGCAAAGATGTGGTTGTTGGCAAAGAGGACACTCCCACAG GGCCTGGTGCCTCCACCGTGGGGACTGTTACATCATCAGCAATGACAGGTGGGCCCATGGAAACTTCTCCTGTGATTCACCTGGTGACAGATGCCAAGGGCACTGTCATCCACGAAGTCCACGTCCAGATGCAAGAGCTTCCCCTGGGCGTGAAAGCCCTCACCCCAGAG cccctcAGCTCCGAGGAGCTTCCCTGTTCCAGCGAGGGCAGCCGTGAGAACCTGCTGCACCAGGCCATGCAGAACTCCGGCATTGTCCTTGAGCGGgtctctggggaggagggagccctGGAGCCAGCCCCTCCCACTGTGTCcagtccccagcccctgggagaTGGTCCCCCAGAACTGCCGCTGCTGGAGGTGGAACAGGTGGAGACA CAGGTGTCCAGTGAGGCCTCAGCTGTGCCCAGGACCCACCCGTGCCCTCAGTGCAGTGAGACCTTCCCAACGGCGGCCACCCTGGAGGCCCACAAAAGAGGCCACGCAG GGCCGAGGCCATTCACATGCCCGCAGTGTGGCAAGGCCTTCCCCAAGGCCTACCTGCTCAAGAAGCACCAGGAGGTGCACGTGCATGAGCGCCGCTTCCGCTGTGGGGACTGTGGGAAGCTCTACAAGACCATCGCCCATGTCCGCGGCCACCGGCGTGTCCACTCAGATGAGAGGCCCTACCCCTGTCCCGAGTGTGGCAAGTGCTACAAGACCAAG AATGCCCAGCAGGTGCACTTCCGGACACACCTGGAGGAGAAGCCGCACGTGTGCCCGTTCTGCAGCCGAGGCTTCCGGGAGAAGGGCTCGCTGGTACGGCACGTGCGGCACCACACAGGCGAGAAGCCCTTCAAGTGCTACAAGTGCGGCCGCGGCTTTGCTGAGCATGGCACGCTCAACCGGCACCTGCGCACCAAAG GGGGCTGCCTGCTGGAGGTGGAAGAGTTGCTGGTGTCTGAGGAGAGCCCCACAGCGGCCGCTGCCGTCCTCGCCGACGACCCGCACACCGTGTTGGTCGAGTTCTCATCCGTGGTAGCCGACACCCAGGAGTACATCATCGAG GCCACTGCGGATGATGCAGAGACCAGTGAAGCCACGGAGATCATTGAGGGCACCCAGACGGAG GTGGACAGTCACATCATGAAGGTAGTGCAGCAGATCGTGCACCAGGCCAGCGCTGGGCACCAGATCATCGTGCAGAATGTGACCATGGACCAGGAGGCGGGGCTGGGCACAGAGGCAGCTTCTGCCGACACCATCACTATCGCCACCCCCGAGAGCCTGACGGAGCAGGTGGCCATGACGCTGGCCTCGGCCATCAGCGAGGGCACTGTGCTCACGGCCCGCTCGGGTACAAATGGCGCCGAGCAGGCTACTGTGACCATGGTTTCATCGGAGGACATTGAGATCCTGGAGCATGCGGGAGAGCTGGTCATCGCCTCGCCGGAGGGCCAGCTTGAGGTGCAGACGGTCATCGTCTAA
- the DNASE1L2 gene encoding LOW QUALITY PROTEIN: deoxyribonuclease-1-like 2 (The sequence of the model RefSeq protein was modified relative to this genomic sequence to represent the inferred CDS: inserted 2 bases in 1 codon), whose translation MGGPLALLAALWALGAAGDAALRIGAFNIRSFGDSKVSDPACSGIIAQILAGYDITLVQEVRDSDLSAVSVLMELINSVSRHEYSFVSSEPLGQDQYKETYLFVYRKDAVSVVDTYQYPDPEDAFSREPFVVKFSAPGSGETLSVPQAPPVPQAPSQSLTSXPPPAAAEELVLIPLHAAPHQAVAEIDALYDVYLDVIDKWGTDDMLFLGDFNADCSYVQAQDWPAIRLRSSEVFKWLILDSADTTVGNSDCAYDRIVVCGAHLRSSLKPQSAAVHDFQKEFGLYQAQALAISDHFPVEVTLKSH comes from the exons ATGGGCGGGCCCCTGGCCTTACTGGCCGCGCTCTGGGCGCTAGGGGCTGCTGGAGACGCGGCGCTGCGCATCGGAGCTTTCAACATCCGGAGCTTTGGCGACAGCAAAGTGTCGGACCCGGCCTGCAGCGGCATCATCGCGCAA ATCCTGGCTGGCTATGACATCACGCTGGTACAGGAGGTGCGGGACTCCGACCTGAGCGCCGTATCCGTGCTCATGGAGCTGATCAACAG CGTGTCCAGGCACGAGTACAGCTTCGTGAGCAGTGAACCCCTGGGTCAGGACCAGTATAAGGAAACATACCTGTTCGTCTACAG GAAGGACGCGGTGTCGGTCGTGGACACGTACCAGTACCCGGACCCGGAGGACGCCTTCAGTCGTGAACCTTTCGTGGTCAAGTTCTCAGCACCTGGGTCAGGTGAGACCCTATCCGTCCCACAGGCCCCACCCGTCCCACAGGCCCCGTCCCAGTCCCTGACATC ACCTCCTCCTGCAGCTGCCGAGGAGTTAGTGTTGATTCCGCTGCACGCGGCGCCACACCAAGCTGTGGCCGAGATCGACGCGCTCTACGATGTGTACCTGGACGTGATAGACAAGTGGGGCACCGAC GACATGCTGTTTCTAGGAGACTTTAACGCCGACTGTAGCTACGTGCAGGCTCAGGACTGGCCGGCCATCCGCCTGCGCAGCAGTGAGGTCTTCAAGTGGCTCATCCTGGATAGCGCTGACACCACAGTGGGCAACTCAGACTGTGCCTACGACCGCATCGTGGTCTGCGGTGCCCACCTGCGCAGCAGCCTGAAGCCCCAGTCGGCCGCTGTACACGACTTCCAGAAGGAATTTGGCCTGTACCAGGCTCAG gccctggccaTCAGTGACCATTTTCCTGTGGAGGTGACCCTCAAGTCCCACTGA
- the ECI1 gene encoding enoyl-CoA delta isomerase 1, mitochondrial — MALAAGTRVSSRALLRPWALLWGATIRRTKPAAGGGDSARRFGTQRVLVEPDAAAGVAVMKFKNPPVNSLSLEMLTEFIISLEKLENDKTFRGVILTSDCPRVFSAGLDLREMCGKNPAHYAEYWKAVQELWLRLYLSNLVLIAAINGACPAGGCLISLTCDYRIMADNPKYLMGLNETLLGIVAPFWFKDTLVNTIGHRASEQALQLGLLFLPAEALQVGLVDQVVPEDQVLSTALSVMARWMAIPDHARQLTKNMMRKATVDRLVKQRDADIQNFVSFISRDSIQKSLQMYLEKLKQKKG, encoded by the exons ATGGCGCTAGCGGCGGGAACCCGCGTCTCCTCGCGTGCCTTGCTCCGCCCGT GGGCCCTGCTCTGGGGCGCGACCATCAGGCGGACGAAGCCGGCGGCCGGCGGCGGAGACAGCGCGCGGCGCTTCGGGACCCAGCGGGTGCTGGTGGAGCCGGACGCAGCCGCAG GGGTCGCCGTGATGAAGTTCAAGAACCCCCCAGTGAACAGCCTCAGCCTAGAGATGCTGACAGAGTTCATTATCAGCCTGGAGAAGCTGGAGAATGACAAGACCTTCCGAGGCGTCATCCTGACTTCG gactGCCCCAGGGTCTTCTCCGCAGGCCTGGACCTGAGGGAGATGTGCGGGAAGAACCCGGCCCACTATGCCGAGTACTGGAAGGCGGTGCAGGAGCTGTGGCTGCGGCTATACCTATCCAACCTGGTGCTGATCGCCGCCATCAAC GGAGCCTGCCCGGCCGGAGGCTGCCTTATCTCCCTCACCTGCGACTACCGGATCATGGCTGACAACCCAAAGTACCTCATGGGGCTGAATGAGACACTGCTGGGCATCGTCGCCCCCTTCTG GTTCAAAGACACCCTTGTGAACACCATTGGGCACCGTGCCTCAGAGCAAGCCCTGCAGCTGGGGTTGCTCTTCCTGCCAGCAGAGGCCCTCCAGGTGGGCCTGGTGGACCAGGTGGTGCCTGAGGACCAGGTGCTGAGCACAGCACTCTCGGTGATGGCCCGGTGGATGGCCATTCCAG ATCACGCTCGACAGCTGACCAAGAACATGATGCGAAAGGCCACGGTAGACCGCCTGGTGAAGCAGCGCGACGCGGACATCCAGAACTTTGTCAGTTTCATCTCCAGAGACTCCATCCAGAAGTCCCTGCAGATGTACTTAGAAAAGCTCAAACAAAAGAAAGGCTAA